The Peptostreptococcaceae bacterium nucleotide sequence AATGAAGATTTGGCCAATGGATGCTCTTAGTGAAAAATACAATGGCCAGTATGTTAGCAGTGATGCAATTAGAAAAGGCTTGGAGCCATTCAGGAAAATCAGGGAAGCCGTAGGCGACAAAATGGAAATTGCATTCGAAGGACATTCAAGATGGAATATACCCATGGCTGCAAGAATTGCGGAAGAACTGGAACAGTACAGCCCAATATGGTTTGAAGACCCGATTTTAATTGATGACCCGAATAATTTGAAAAGGTTAAAGGACCGAATCAATTTGCCGATTTTGGCAAGCGAGAGACTATATACGAGATTTCAATTCAAATATTTGATGGAGCTAGATGCCTGCGATATAGTCATGTTTGATATAGGATATAGCGGAGGAATTACGGAATGCAAGAAAATTGCAGCTATGGCTGAAGCTTATCGTTTGCCTGTCTCGGTTCATAATTGTGGTAGCCCACTGATGACTAACGTATGCGCCAATCTTCTGATAAGTTGCCCGAATGCTACGTTAATGGAAACAATCAGGTCTCACTATAAAAAATTTGATATGTTTGATGAAGGCGTGGACATTAGAGACGGATTTATAAACGTAAACGAAAAGCCGGGCTTTGGAATGGAATTTAGGAAAGAAGTATTGAATGCCAAAGATACAGTCAGAGTAGTAACTAAATCCGTAAAGGGTGATCAAATGTTTGCAGTAACTGGAGATCCCTGGGCTCAATCTCCAGGAGATGAATTGGCCGGGAAAATAGAAGTTAAAGTGGAAGAATAGAATTGATTGTTTAGAAAGCGTTTAGCATATTCAATTTTTGGATACGTCAAAAACAAGAAAGGGTTTATGGAACTATGGAGCGGAGAAGTCAAAAGATATTGAAGAGACCGGAGTGGAGTATCAACAGAGCCTACTACAAGTCAATGGGCTATACGGATTCTGACTTGGAAAAACCAATCATAGGCATCGCAAATGCATGGAGTACTACGGTTCCGGGCCATTACAATCTTAGGGAAGTTTCGGAAGCTGTTAAAGATGGAATTAGAGCAGCTGGCGGCACACCTGTGGAATTTGGCGTTATAGGAGCTTGTGATGGAATTGCTGAAGGACACGAAGGCATGAGATACATTTTGCCTACGAGAGATATTATTGCAAGTAGCATAGAATTGATGGTGCAGGCGCAAAGATATGACGGGTTAGTATTGCTTGGCTCGTGCGATAAAATTGTTCCGGGAATGTTGATGGCTGCCGCCAGACTTGACCTGCCGGCTATATTGGTTAACGGTGGTCCCATGATGGGTGGTCCGGTGATAAAAGGAAGAAAATCCGATACGACTTCTATTATTGAAGGTGTTGGACAGCTTAAAATTGGAGGAATATCAGAAGAAGAATTAATTGAAATGGAAAATCAATGTGCACCGACGTGCGGTTCTTGCTCATTTTTGGGAACTGCGAACACCATGTGTTGCATTGCTGAAGCTCTTGGCATGTCTTTGACTGGGAGCGCGATGATTCCGGCAGTATATAAAGAAAGAATGAGGGTTGCGCAGAAGTCGGGCGAAGCCATAGTCAATCTTGTAAATAAAAATATTTGTGCAAGAGAGATAATAAACAAAGAATCAATAGAAAACGCTGTGAGATTGAATTCTGCAATAGGTGGTTCAACCAATTCGGCGCTTCACATACCGGCAATAGCATATGAGGCTAAAGTAGATTTCAACATGGACATGTTTGATAAACTGAGTAGAGGGACACCCTTGATAGCAAAAATGAATCCTGCGGCATCCCCGAATGTCATAGATTTTTATGAATCGGGAGGGGTGCCTGTTGTCATGAATGAATTGGCATCATTGTTGAACAAGGATGCCATGACAGTTACGGGGAAAACAATTTTTGAAAACATAAAAGGATTTACTTCTCCGAACAATGAAATAATAAAAACTTTTGATAAACCGCATTCCATAGTGGGAGGATTGGCAATACTAGAAGGGAATCTGGCTCCCAACACTGCAGTCACCAAACCTGCTGCAATCAAAGAGGATATGCTCAAATTTACCGGCCCGGCTAAGGTCTATAATTCAGAGGAAGAGGCGAATGTAGCTATCATGAACAATGAAGTGAAGCCTGGCGAAGTCGTCGTAATAAGATACGAAGGACCGAAGGGTGGACCTGGCATGCCTGAAATGTTTAAAGCGATGAAACTTTTGTATGGACTTGGATTGGCGGATAAAGTAGCCTTGGTGACGGATGGAAGATTTTCGGGAACGAATAATGGCACTTTTGTTGGTCATATATCACCCGAGGCGCAAGAAGGTGGCCCGATAGCTTTTGTTGAAAATGGAGATATTATTGAAATTGATATCCCTAACAGAAAATTGAATATGAAAGTGTCTGAAGAAGAATTGAAGATTAGAGCAGGTAAATGGAAAGCGCCGGAAGCTAGAATCAAAGAAGGATATTTATATTTGTATAGCAAATTGGCGGAATCGGCTGATAAAGGAGCAATAATAAAAACAAGAGCCGATGATTAGTATTTGACGAACAATGACATGGCATTAAGTATTATTGAACAAAAAATGAGCAGAGTATATGTGTTTTTGCTGCTGATAAAACTGTTCAAGAAAAGGAAGACTGCTTGACTGTTTGGTCTACTATGGCGTATAATTAAAAAAATCAACATTCGCCTGCGAAGAAGAGAAGTAGGTTGGCAATCATCAAGAGAGGGAGATTCATCGGCTGTAAGATTTCCCATGACAATACCAATTGAAGGTCGTTTCTGAGGCGTTTCCGTGAAAACAGTAGCGGAAACCGGCTCATCCCGTTATAGATTCAAAGTGCCGGTCCGTTAGGACCGGAATTAAGGTGGTACCGCGAACCCTTCGCCCTTATCAGGACGAAGGGTTTTTTGACTAAAAAAACATTTGGCGAAACCTGCGTCAATTGAAATTAAACGTTTTGAAAGGGAGATTTTCTATGGAAAAGAAGAATTTGGAAAAAAAATACGATCCTAAACAATTTGAAGATAGGCTTTACAAGCAGTGGGATGATGAAGGCAATTTCGGTGCTGAGCCAAATCCCGATAAGGAGCCATTCACAATTGTTTTGCCCCCGCCAAATATCACGGGGCAGTTGCACATGGGCCATGCACTAGACCAGACCATACAGGACATCTTGATTCGTTTCAAGCGCATGCAGGGCTTTGAAACCCTATGGCTTCCGGGAACGGATCATGCAAGCATAGCTACTGAGGTTAAGGTTGTCGAAAAGATAATGAAGGAAGAGGGAAAAAGCAAGGATGAAATAGGCCGTGATGAATTTCTCAAAAGGGCTTGGGAGTGGAAAGCAGAATACGGAGACCGAATAGTTGAGCAAATGAAGAAGCTGGGTTCGTCGTGTGACTGGACAAGAGAGCGGTTTACAATGGATGAGGGCTGCAATAAGGCCGTCACAGAGGTTTTCGTTAAGCTTTACGAGGAGGGGCATATCTACAGGGGAAACAGACTAATCAACTGGTGCCCGGACTGCAAGACATCTCTTTCGGATGCTGAGGTTGAGCATGAGGAGCATCAGGGCAACTTCTGGTATGTAAGATACCCCGTGAAGGATGGCGAAGGATTTATAGATATAGCAACAACTAGACCCGAAACAATACTGGGAGATACTGCCATAGCAGTCAACCCGAAGGATGAAAAATACAGGGACTTTGTAGGAAAAACCGTAATCGTTCCACTTATAGACAGGGAAATCCCGGTAATTGCGGATTCTTATGTAGACATGGATTTTGGAACCGGAGCCGTTAAAATAACACCGGCGCATGACCCGAATGACTTTGAGGTAGGCCAGAGGCATAATCTTGAGCAAATAAATGTAATGAATGAAGATGCATCGATGAACGAGAATGCAGGAAAGTACGAAGGCATGGATCGGTACGAGTGCAGAAAAGCGCTTGTTGCTGATCTTGACGAGGGAGGTTTCCTTGTTAAGACGGTTAACCATCAACATAATGTGGGTACCTGCTACAGATGCCATACGGTTGTCGAGCCTTTGGTTTCGGAGCAGTGGTTTGTCCAAATGGATGAGCTTGTAAAGCCCGTAATCAAGTCTGCAAACGAGAAGGATATCGAGATAGTTCCGGAAAAATTCAAGAAGGTTTACATGCACTGGCTTGAGAACATAAGAGACTGGTGCATATCAAGACAGCTCTGGTGGGGACATAGAATACCGGCATATTATTGCCAGGATTGCGGAGAGACAATAGTTGCATCCACTGCGCCTACGAAATGTCCTAAATGCGGAAGTACAGATATAGTTCAGGATGAGGATGTTCTGGACACATGGTTTTCCTCGGCGCTTTGGCCATTCTCGACACTGGGTTGGCCTGAAAAAACTGCTGACTTGGAATACTTCTACCCGACCGATGTATTAGTGACTGGCTACGATATAATTTTCTTCTGGGTAATACGAATGGCCTTTTCAGGATATGAGCAAATGAATGAGCGTCCGTTCAAATATGTTCTTGTGCATGGGCTTGTCAGAGACGACCAGGGACGGAAAATGAGCAAATCCCTAGGTAATGGAATTGACCCACTCGAGGTTATTGATCTCTATGGAGCCGATGCACTCCGGTTCATGTTGGCTTCTGGCAATTCGCCGGGAAACGACATCAGGTTCTACATGGAGAGAGTAGAAGCGAGCAGAAACTTTGCAAACAAGCTTTGGAACGCTTCAAGATTCGTGCTAATGAACATTGACGATGAATATGAAATTGATAGGACTAGCCTTTCAATGGCTGACGCTTGGATACTTTCGAGGACGGAAAAAGTCGGAGAAGAAGTTACTCAAAATCTGGAGCAATTTGAGCTTGGATTGGCTGCGCAGAAGATGTACGACTTCATATGGAACGAGTTCTGCGACTGGTACATCGAACTTGCCAAGTCGAGATTCTATGGTGAGGATGAAGCCGCTAAGAGACAGGCTCAGGCTGTAATACTGAAGGTGCTAAAGGATCTACTGAAGCTCCTGCATCCATTCATGCCATTCATAACAGAGGAAATATGGCAGCATCTCCCCGGCGTCAGTGGTAGCATAATGCTTTCTGCTTGGCCGGATAAGGCATCGGGATTTGCAGACGAGCCGGCCGAAAAGGGAATGGCTCTTGTAATAGGGGTAATAAAGAGTGTAAGGAACATAAGAGCGGAGATGAATGTTGTTCCATCAAAAAAAGTTCGAATTGTCCTTATTGCAGGTGATGATGAAAAAACCATTATAAGCGAAAATATGGACACTGTCCTTTCCCTTGCCAATGTGACAGAAGTTGAATTCACAGATTCTAAAGAGAACATAGCTTCCGATTCTGCCACTTCAATTATCGAAGGTATAGAGATTTTTATTCCTATGGATGAACTTGTGGATTATAAAAAGGAAATGGAAAGATTGACGAAGGAAAAAAGCAAGGTGGAGAAGGAACTCGATAGGGTTGCAAGCAAACTTGTGAACGAAGGATTCCTAAAAAAAGCTCCGGAAGCACTTGTTGAACAGGAAAGGAATAAAAAGGGAAAATTTCAGGAGATTTATGATAAAATAGAAGAGAGGATTGAAATTGTAAAAGGAAAGCTGTAGAAATACGAGATAGATAGCAGTGTCTTTTAAAACATTCAATCATTAAGCAATACAATAAGCCGGATTAAAATCCGGCTTATTGATGCTTTGGCATATTACTTGAGAAAAATAGAGAGATCTTATTTTGAAAGGAGGCGATAGTTTGAAATACAAGGAAGCGCTTGAATATATACACGGAACATACAGGTTTGGTATCAAACTGGGCTTGAACAACATAAGGATGCTTCTTGAAAAGCTGGGGAATCCGCAGGATGGATTGAGGATTATTCATGTTGCCGGCACAAATGGAAAGGGATCGACACGTGCTTTCATCAACTCGGTTCTTTCTGAGGCTGGCAACAATGTGGGACTGTATACATCTCCATATCTGGAGGTGTTTAATGAACGCATTCAGATAAACGGAAATCCAATCGAAGACGAAAGGCTTGCGGATCTGACGCAGCGGGTAAAGGAAAAAGTCGACATACTGGTTTCTGAAGGGAATATGCATCCCACGGAATTTGAAATCGTCACGGCTATTGCTTTTTGTTATTTTAAAGAGGAAAATGTCGACATTTTGATTTTGGAAGTGGGAATGGGAGGGCGTCTGGACGCCACGAATGTAATCAAAAATTCTCTTGTGTCGGTCATTGCCCCACTGGCATTGGATCATACGCAATACCTTGGGGAAACAATCGGTGAAATCGCAAGAGAAAAAGGCGGTATCATAAAGGAAAATGGATTTGTCATATCAGCGACGCAACCTATCGAGGCTGAAAAGGTTATTCAGGAAATTTGCAAAGAAAAGCATGCCAGACTTGAAACCGTAAAAACCTATAATTATCAAATCGTCAGACGCAGCCTGAAAACCTATGAATTCAAATCCATGATACTTAATATTTCCGGGAATTTAAAAATAGAACTCTTGGGAGAACATCAAATACGCAACTGCATTTTGGCGGTTCGAGTGTTGGAGTTTCTTGTTTCAAAACATGGAATCGAACTGGATTCGGAAGTGATTCTAAGGGGTTTGGAAAAAACGAGATGGCCTGGTCGATTGGAAGTAATTGCGGAGAATCCGTGCCTGATTATTGACGGCGCCCACAACAAACACGGAGCCATTGTCTTAAGCAATTTTATGGAATATCATTTCAATCCTAAAAAGCGGAGAGGCTTTAAAACGATAGGGGTAATAGGTGTTTTAGGAGACAAGGATGTCAGCGGAATAGTCGAGGAGACAGTACATTATTTTGATAGTATAATTGCAACAGAACCGGAAAATAAAAGAGCCATGAAAGTCGAAGACCTCAAGGCTTTGATCGAAATGAGTCACGATTCTGTTGAAGGAATCAAGAATTGGAAAGATGCCGTCGAGAAGGCTTTGACCGATGCGAATCCAGAAGACTGCATTGTTGTATATGGATCGCTGTACTTGATTGGGTATGTTAGATCATTCATTGCTAATCGGTAAGCATCTTGATTATTGTGCCATATACATCCGAGGATGTATTTTTCCATCGCTCGCAGATTTCTTTAGCCTGTTTGTTTGAAACTACGCTAAGCTTAAGATTTATCAGCGTAAGCTCGTTTTCCATTATACTTAAGTCCACAACATATTCGGAATCGCTAAGTTTTGAATGGCTGCAACCAACCCTAGTGCGCATGGCATGCTGCTTTCTGTAATTTGATACACCTTCGTTAATGAGCAGAATTAATCCATCGGGTAGACGGTTTTTGAAGTAATCAAGGGATTCGATTCCTTTTGTTGTTATAAGATAGATAAAATCGGATTCGCTTTTACTGTACTCAAGCATGCCTCCGTCGGCAAGTTCGACAAGGTACTGCTGAAGCGTGAAATAATCCATTAAATCCAATGAAACAACGAAATCGGTAATTTCTGCATTTGTTAGGGGGTAGTCCATTTTCATGAATAGATGCAATAATACAAGCTTGTTTTCGGCTTTGTCTTTTGGGTCTTTCGTAAACATATGTATCTCCTTTCTCTTGCTGCCGATAATAGTATAACATAATAATATAGACTGCGCGATTTCAAGCGGACGGTTTTAACTAAAAGGGTGAAGCTTAATGGAACAAGGGGAAATTTTAATTAAAAGAGCAAAAGAGGAGGGGGCCTCATTGGTTTCCTTCGGTTATGTAGGAGACGTTGTTCCTCCCAGGTATGGCGAAATGACACATGCTGTATCATTTGCGGTGCATCTTTCAGACAGGATAATAGATGACATAACGAATGGGCCGACGCATATGTATTTCCATCACTATAGGACGGTCAACAGGGTTATTGATGATATTGAATTCAAGATAGGCCATGAAATAGAGAAAAAAGGATATCGCTATTTTCCTGTTGCGGCGTCCCAGTCGCTTAACCTTAGTGATTCCTACTATGAAGGTTTTTTTTCACACAAGATGGCTGCTACTCGTTCGGGATTGGGATGGGTAGGCAAGAACGGTTTGCTTATAACACCTGAATTTGGACCGCGTGTGCGCCTTGGAACGGTATTGACGGACTGGCCATTGCCGGTTTCGGAGCCCGTTACGACATCTGGTTGCTTTTCATGCGATTTATGCGTTAAGGCTTGTCCGGCTGTGGCTTTGAGCGGAAAAAGTTGGGGGGTGGGCATGCCGAGATGCGAAATTGTAGACGCAAAGGCTTGTTCCGATCATATGTCGAAATATTACAAGTATATAGGAAGAGGATCAGTATGTGGAATATGTATTGCTGCGTGTCCCAAGGGAAGGATAGATAAAAAATGAAACATACAATAAAAAATGTTTTCTTAGTCGGATTGATTTTGACCATTGGGCTTTCGGGATGCGCAAACAGGGGAAATCCCGAAGCGGATATAGAGGCTGTGCTTGAAAAACCGGAAGAGACAGGTTTTGAGGAATTGATTGAACCCGAAGAAATGCAGCCGGTAGTGGAAGCTCTGAGCAATGCGGAACTGAAGGCAATGGGTGTAAACGAAATGGGCCGAATAATGATAGTTATGTATCACAGCCTTTCGGATGAGGAAAAGGATTATGTCAGATCGAGGGATAATTTCAGGGAGGATCTTGAAATACTATATGAAAAGGGCTACCGCCTGATTACGGTTGCCGACTACATTGACGGTAACATAGACATCGAGGCAGGTATGACACCGGTGGTGTTAACGTTCGATGATGGAACGCTTTCGAATTTCGGGATTATTGAAGAAAATGGCGAAAAAGTGGTGGATCCTGAATGTGCGGTAGGAATACTAAATTCTTTTGCTGAGGAGCATCCCGATTTTGGAAGAACGGCGGCCTTTTGCCTTTTCGGAACAAATTCTTTCGGGCAGTCTGAGTATCTCGACTACAAACTTAATTATCTTATTGAAAATGGTTTTGAGATAGAAAGCCACAGCTATGGACATGAAAATCTTTCCGAGCTTGATCCGGAGGGGATAATGAAGAGCTTGGGCAAAATGGACCGTATCATTGATGAAAAGGTTCAGGGATACACCATTCGAGCCTTGGCGCTTCCTTATGGAGGAAGACCGAAGGATGACGAAGGAAGGGCTGCTATAGCGAAAGGGCAATTTGAAGGGAACAGTTACGAAAATGAAGCTGTTTTTGCGGTTGGATGGCAGCCCGAACGTTCCCCAATAGATATAAAAACGGATTTTCAATATTTAAATAGGGTCCACGCTAGCAATGAAGAGTTCGGTATCAGGTACTGGATAGAGAATTTCGATAATCATCCGGAAAGAAGATATGTATCGGATGGAGATGCAGACACATTCACTATAAGCAGCGCTGATGCGGAATCTGTTTCATATGAAAAGATTGGAGATAGAGAAGTCAGAGTTCTTGAATAACCGCTTAAAACAAGTTGAGTTGACAAAATCATTTGACAATATTTTAACTAAAGAATAATATATTATTATAATTAGTTATAATGGCATTTGAATAGGATGGTATTTTAATGCCGAGTAGTTCACAGAGATGATTTGGAAATATATATGGAGGTGGGGAGTTGAACAAAGCAATTGGAATAATTGGATGCGGAAACATGGGTCGAGGCATTCTTGAAGGTGTATTAAAGAATGGCTTGGTAAAAGCGGATAAGATTTTTATTTATGATAAGGATTCCAATAAAACTAGCAACATGGCAGAAAAATTAGGAGTTCGCGTTCCGAAAACAGCTTAAAACTAATGAAAGATGCGGATGTTGTTATTCTGGCAGTCAAGCCGAATATTTACAAAGTGGTGCTCGAGGAAATAAGAGGAGCCGTTCGGAAAGACCAGATAATAGTAACAATTGCTGCAGGAATAAACCTTGCTTTTGTGGAAGGCATTTTAGGTGAAGACAAGCACATTGTAAGAACAATGCCCAACACACCGGCACTAGTAGGAGAGGGGATGACGGCAGTTGTCCCGGGCAAGGGTTCCAGAGAAGAAGATTTGAAAACCGTAGTGGAAATTTTCAGCGGAATAGGAAAGGTGGAGGTCGTGCCCGAGTATTTGATCGATGCGGTAATTGGGATAAGCGGTTCTGCTCCGGCCTATGTTTACATGTTCATTGAGGCTATGGCCGATGGAGCGGTTCTTGGGGGAATGCCTAGAGACAAGGCTTATCGGTTTGCATCTCAGGCTGTACTTGGTTCCGCTAAAATGGTCCTTGAAAGCGGAATGCATCCTGGAGAATTGAAAGACATGGTATGCTCGCCGGGAGGAACTACAATCGAGGCTGTTATTAGTCTTGAAAAAAACGGCTTCAGAGGCGTTGTCGTGGAAGCAGTTGAAGCTTGCATAAAGAAATCGAGGGATATGACGACATAAATGGACGACAATACTTGGGGGGAATTATATGAGTGACAATAAGGAGCAATGGGGAAGTAGATGGGGTTTCATCGCTGCGAGCATAGGTATGGCAATCGGAACAGGAAACATTTGGCGTTTTCCGAGAGTCGCGGCAGCGAATGGCGGTGGCCCCTTCTTGATTGCATGGACAGTGGCCTTGCTGGTTTGGTCAATACCGCTTTTGATAGGAGAAATGGTTATCGGAAGAAAGACTAGGCTGGGGGCTATAGGTGCATTTAGGGACTTTCTCGGCAAGAAATACACTTGGATGGGAACTTGGATTGTAATGGTTTGTCTATTGATTATGTTTTACTATTCAGTTATTATGGGATGGTGTTTTAAATATTTTACAATGTCTATGGCCGGTGTTTTCAAACCCGGGATGGATACGGTGGCTACGGAAGCCATTTGGAATACTTTTACAACAACTCCTTCACAGACGATTTTATATCACTTTTTATCCATGGCAATAGGAGGATTCATAGTATATAAAGGAGTTACAGGAGGAATAGAAAAAGCGGGCAAAATCATGATTCCGACTCTGTTTGGACTAATGCTTGTGGCATTTTTCAGAGTCATGACATTACCGGGCGCGTTTAAAGGATTGGAATATCTTTTTACCCCTCACATAGAGATGCTCGCGAACCCTAAAATATGGCTAGCTGCTTTTACACAATCGGCTTGGTCAACGGGAGCAGGTTGGGGATTCATAATTACATATGCGGTTTACACTAAAAAAAAGGAAGACGTGGCGGGAAACTGCATGATTATGGGGATTGGAAACAATGTGGGCGCTTTGGTGGCTGGAATGACAGTATTGCCGGCCATATTTGCATTGTCGCCGAACATGGAGTTTGCAAACGAAGCTTTGGCATCAGGCAACACAGGTATCACTTTCATATATTTGGCGCAGCTATTTACTCGCATGCCTGCCGGAAGATGGATTTCAGCAGTTTTCTTCCTTGCTATGGGAATTGCGGCGCTATCATCACTCTTGCCAATGATAGAGGTAGGGGTAAGGAGTTTCATGGATGCGGGATTCTCCCGTAAGAAAGCTACAAAAATCATTGTGACAATGGGATTCCTGCTTGGAGTTCCTTCGGCATATAGCCTGAACTTTTTAAATAACCAGGACTGGGTTCTTGGGGTGGCTTTACTTGTCAGCGGTTTATTTGTATCCTTCGCAATCACGAAATATGGAGCTGAGAAGATACGCAAGGAGGAAATAAATACTCCGTGGGCTGATTTCAAGATTGGAAAATGGTGGAGTGTTTGTATATCGATTTTCCCATTGCTCTTTGTTGTAATTTGCGGCTGGTGGGTATGGCAATCGATTACATGGTATCCGGGTTCATGGTGGAATCCATTGGAAATTTCTAGTACGGGTACGGTTATTGCTCAATTTATAGTTTACTTAGCATTTGGATTATTGACCAACAATTGGTTGGCCGGTAAGACAGACAAGGGTGAATTTACAAAGAAAATTTCATAGGAGGAAAATTATGTCAACAACCTCGATAATAATGATGGTTATAGTTTTGGGATTCTATGGAGGATCATTTGCAATTTTGATAAACAAGGCTTTTAATGCAAAACCATAGATGAATTTAAAAAGCGCCTGTGCGGATGTTTCCGCACAGGCGCTTTTTCGATGTTTTTCTTCTACGTTTTTTCATAATGGGTTATAATGAAATAAAGAAATGCAATGAAAGGGGTCCTTAAAATGAGATTTGACATTGATTTTCAGCAAATACTGATAATGATATTTTTCATTATCTTAATAACTATGCAAATCGCTTTGAACAAGATTATTGTTCTATTGAAGGGGATTGACAATAAATTGAAACGGATAACTGGTTCCGATCGAATCCATAGGGAAGGATAGACATGAAATTATCCCATATTTCTGAAAATGTGCAAAAAATATCAGAGGCAATATCAAGTGTACTTGGCGTAGATGTAACTATTTCTGACGAAACATTGACTAGGATTGCTGCTACCGGACTCTATGTTGGACAGCTGGGGGACAAGATAAGCAAAAATTCCATTTTTGGATATGCGCTTAAAA carries:
- a CDS encoding sodium-dependent transporter — translated: MSDNKEQWGSRWGFIAASIGMAIGTGNIWRFPRVAAANGGGPFLIAWTVALLVWSIPLLIGEMVIGRKTRLGAIGAFRDFLGKKYTWMGTWIVMVCLLIMFYYSVIMGWCFKYFTMSMAGVFKPGMDTVATEAIWNTFTTTPSQTILYHFLSMAIGGFIVYKGVTGGIEKAGKIMIPTLFGLMLVAFFRVMTLPGAFKGLEYLFTPHIEMLANPKIWLAAFTQSAWSTGAGWGFIITYAVYTKKKEDVAGNCMIMGIGNNVGALVAGMTVLPAIFALSPNMEFANEALASGNTGITFIYLAQLFTRMPAGRWISAVFFLAMGIAALSSLLPMIEVGVRSFMDAGFSRKKATKIIVTMGFLLGVPSAYSLNFLNNQDWVLGVALLVSGLFVSFAITKYGAEKIRKEEINTPWADFKIGKWWSVCISIFPLLFVVICGWWVWQSITWYPGSWWNPLEISSTGTVIAQFIVYLAFGLLTNNWLAGKTDKGEFTKKIS